In Pseudoalteromonas xiamenensis, the following are encoded in one genomic region:
- a CDS encoding aromatic amino acid transport family protein, with the protein MQKNKTLGSMLIVAGTTIGAGMLALPIASAGLGFSTALFMIILMWALMTYTALLMLEVHQHAEPHATLNTLAKQWLGRRGQVVANFAMVFLFYALCAAYIAGGGGQLQSKLNLALNMELAPQTGSIILAVVVATIVTLGTSTVDKLNRVLFTIKVFVLGSLFFVLTPYVRGQHLLDMPVQQGLIVSALPVIFTSFGFHGSIPSIVKYVGLDIKTLRKVMIAGASLPLVIYVFWQLLSLGILGQANLMASSGLQGFVSSVSEIVHSEQVSTSVSIFADLALATSFLGVSLGLFDFFSDTLKKQNNKSDRIKTALVTFLPPLGFALFYPQGFIMALGYAAIALVVLAVFLPVAMVWQQRRSALTQGYQVRGGNTGLAIAALSGAVIIGAQLLQMVGIVPAIG; encoded by the coding sequence GTGCAAAAAAATAAAACACTCGGCAGTATGCTTATCGTTGCCGGCACAACCATCGGCGCTGGTATGTTGGCGCTGCCAATCGCGTCAGCGGGTCTGGGCTTTTCAACCGCATTGTTTATGATCATTCTTATGTGGGCATTAATGACTTACACAGCCCTCCTCATGCTTGAAGTGCATCAACACGCCGAACCGCATGCAACGCTCAACACGCTAGCAAAACAATGGTTAGGACGTCGAGGCCAAGTTGTGGCCAATTTTGCCATGGTCTTTTTGTTTTACGCATTGTGCGCAGCCTACATTGCCGGCGGCGGTGGACAGCTTCAAAGTAAACTGAATCTTGCGTTGAATATGGAATTAGCGCCGCAGACGGGTTCAATCATTCTAGCCGTGGTGGTTGCGACAATTGTAACTCTCGGTACAAGCACGGTAGATAAACTCAATCGCGTACTCTTTACAATAAAAGTGTTCGTGCTTGGCAGTTTGTTCTTTGTGTTAACACCCTATGTTCGTGGCCAACATCTGCTTGATATGCCAGTACAACAAGGTCTCATTGTCTCCGCCCTCCCCGTGATATTTACATCTTTCGGCTTTCACGGCTCTATTCCTTCTATTGTGAAGTACGTTGGGTTGGACATCAAAACCTTGCGCAAGGTGATGATTGCGGGCGCTTCGCTTCCACTGGTTATCTATGTGTTCTGGCAGCTGTTAAGTTTGGGCATTTTAGGTCAAGCAAATTTAATGGCAAGTTCAGGGCTGCAAGGCTTTGTGAGTAGTGTGTCTGAGATTGTACACAGTGAACAGGTTTCAACCTCAGTGTCGATATTTGCGGACCTAGCGCTTGCAACTTCATTCCTTGGAGTCAGTTTAGGCCTATTTGATTTCTTTTCAGATACGCTAAAAAAACAAAACAACAAATCTGATCGTATCAAAACTGCACTGGTCACTTTTTTGCCACCACTTGGCTTTGCGCTTTTCTATCCACAAGGCTTCATTATGGCACTCGGCTACGCTGCAATTGCTCTCGTTGTATTAGCCGTTTTTTTACCTGTGGCGATGGTATGGCAGCAACGCCGCTCAGCACTTACACAGGGCTACCAAGTTCGAGGAGGAAATACCGGCCTCGCGATTGCTGCACTTTCAGGTGCTGTGATTATTGGTGCGCAATTACTGCAAATGGTTGGGATTGTGCCTGCTATTGGCTAG
- the lipA gene encoding lipoyl synthase — protein MKNPVKMEPGVKLRDAEKMALIPVKVLPTERDEMLRKPEWLKIRLPKSSERIDGIKQAMRKHGLHSVCEEASCPNLSECFNHGTATFMILGAICTRRCPFCDVAHGRPLAPDAAEPEKLALTIKDMKLKYVVITSVDRDDLRDGGAQHFADCIREIRKHNPGITIEILVPDFRGRMDRALEILSATPPDVFNHNLETAPRLYKLARPGADYKWSLELLRRFKEAHPEVKTKSGLMVGLGEEMSEIEEVLRDLREHNVDMLTVGQYLQPSKHHLPVKRYVPPVEFDALKEYADEIGFVHSACGPFVRSSYHADQQAAGKEVK, from the coding sequence ATGAAAAATCCAGTAAAAATGGAGCCAGGGGTAAAACTCCGTGATGCGGAAAAAATGGCACTTATCCCAGTCAAAGTATTACCGACTGAACGTGATGAGATGTTAAGAAAACCTGAATGGTTAAAAATCCGCTTACCTAAGTCAAGTGAACGTATTGATGGCATCAAACAAGCCATGCGTAAACACGGCTTACACTCTGTGTGTGAAGAGGCGTCTTGCCCGAATTTATCTGAGTGTTTCAATCATGGTACTGCAACGTTCATGATCTTGGGTGCAATTTGTACTCGTCGTTGCCCTTTCTGTGACGTTGCTCACGGTCGTCCATTAGCACCGGATGCGGCAGAACCAGAAAAGCTTGCTTTAACCATCAAAGACATGAAGTTGAAGTATGTTGTTATCACTTCGGTTGACCGTGACGACCTACGTGATGGTGGCGCACAACATTTTGCTGATTGTATTCGCGAAATTCGCAAACACAACCCAGGCATTACCATTGAGATATTAGTACCGGACTTCCGTGGTCGTATGGACCGAGCTCTTGAAATTCTTTCAGCGACACCTCCAGATGTGTTTAACCACAACTTGGAAACGGCACCTCGTCTATACAAATTAGCACGACCTGGTGCAGACTATAAATGGTCTCTAGAGTTACTACGCCGTTTCAAAGAAGCACATCCAGAAGTGAAAACAAAGTCTGGACTGATGGTCGGTCTTGGCGAAGAAATGAGTGAAATTGAAGAAGTATTACGCGATTTACGTGAGCACAACGTAGACATGCTTACTGTAGGTCAGTATCTGCAACCTTCAAAACACCATTTACCAGTAAAACGCTACGTGCCTCCGGTAGAATTTGATGCATTAAAAGAGTACGCCGACGAAATTGGGTTTGTACATTCTGCTTGTGGGCCATTTGTTCGTTCAAGCTATCACGCAGATCAACAAGCGGCTGGCAAAGAAGTTAAATAA
- a CDS encoding Na+/H+ antiporter subunit C, which yields MELLYSSSVGLLVACGVFLILRGRTFPVVLGLTMLSYAVNLFLFAAGRLSLNKAVVLGTSESYADPLPQALVLTAIVIGFAMTAFVVILAIRGRADLGNDHVNGVVPTPKLKKKR from the coding sequence ATGGAGCTGTTGTATTCATCGAGCGTGGGATTGCTCGTGGCTTGCGGCGTATTTCTTATTCTGCGCGGCAGAACTTTTCCAGTCGTACTTGGCTTAACGATGTTGTCGTACGCTGTGAATCTCTTTTTATTTGCCGCAGGTCGCTTGAGTTTAAATAAAGCTGTGGTTTTAGGCACGAGTGAAAGTTATGCCGACCCGCTGCCACAAGCTTTGGTACTCACGGCAATTGTAATCGGCTTTGCGATGACCGCTTTTGTTGTGATATTGGCAATTCGTGGACGTGCAGACCTCGGCAATGACCATGTTAATGGCGTTGTGCCAACGCCAAAGTTAAAGAAAAAGAGGTAG
- a CDS encoding Na+/H+ antiporter subunit G encodes MSEIIISVLLLVGGGFVLIGSIGLVKMPDFFMRLHGPTKATTLGMACLLTAAIVFFSQTVDGISAKEILISIFLLLTAPISGYMLIKSAIHHRLPASKNTKGEENIEED; translated from the coding sequence GTGTCAGAAATAATTATTTCAGTTTTACTGCTTGTTGGTGGTGGATTTGTACTGATTGGGTCAATTGGTCTTGTGAAAATGCCGGATTTTTTTATGCGTTTACATGGTCCAACTAAGGCAACAACGCTCGGTATGGCCTGTCTCTTGACAGCTGCGATTGTCTTTTTTAGCCAAACTGTCGATGGCATCAGTGCGAAGGAAATCCTAATTTCTATCTTCCTACTGCTTACCGCGCCAATTAGCGGTTACATGTTAATTAAATCGGCTATCCATCATCGTCTTCCTGCAAGCAAAAATACAAAAGGCGAAGAAAACATCGAAGAAGATTGA
- a CDS encoding K+/H+ antiporter subunit F, whose product MLETVLLIVFAMLGLALLLSVWRLVVGPSLPDRILALDTMYINSIALIILYGMSMGTALYFEAALLIAMLGFVSTVAVCKYLLRGDIIE is encoded by the coding sequence ATGCTAGAAACGGTTTTGCTGATTGTGTTTGCAATGTTGGGACTGGCGTTACTTCTCAGTGTGTGGCGACTTGTTGTCGGTCCTTCATTGCCTGACCGTATATTGGCGTTAGATACGATGTACATTAATTCCATCGCACTGATTATTTTATACGGTATGAGTATGGGGACCGCGTTGTATTTTGAAGCGGCGTTGCTAATCGCGATGTTAGGTTTTGTAAGTACAGTTGCAGTTTGTAAATACTTACTTCGTGGCGATATTATTGAGTAG
- a CDS encoding monovalent cation/H+ antiporter subunit D produces MFEHLVALPILLPMLAGVILLMPPCGKNVQVRRVVSVCLSALTLAICIGLLYQVTTAEPIVYAVGNWQAPFGIVLVADPLAVILASLTSFLGLVCALYSVSGDDEKGSFFHPLLHFLILGVNGAFLTGDAFNLFVFFEVLLIASYSLLMHAADKHTTRAALQYVIMNLVGSAVFLIALGILYGVTGTLNMADMAVKVAALTGDDVYLAKIGGLLLLVVFALKAALLPLHLWLPSTYASATPVVGALFAIMTKVGVYSMMRVYTLIFGEGAGELSHMAQHWLWGLAIATIVVGAIGVLASQDLRRLAANLVIVSVGTLVALVAVQTKEATSAAIFYMVHSTLVSAALFLLADLIARQRGKVLDRITAGRGVNQERILGIAFLIAGLTVIGMPPFSGFIGKLWLLDATFDAEHAAVFWPVYLLASFALLVALAKAGATVFWQRPQKDVAVIETEDASSNQLVAVYLLVACSPLLVIFAGYFTELSEVAAGWLHNQDAMKSLVLGGRS; encoded by the coding sequence ATGTTTGAACATCTAGTCGCATTGCCGATTTTACTACCTATGTTGGCGGGCGTAATTTTATTGATGCCGCCGTGTGGTAAAAACGTCCAAGTTCGCCGCGTTGTTTCAGTTTGTCTATCAGCGCTGACACTGGCGATTTGTATTGGGTTACTTTATCAAGTGACTACCGCTGAGCCAATTGTTTATGCCGTAGGTAACTGGCAAGCACCATTTGGCATTGTTTTGGTGGCAGATCCGCTCGCCGTAATTTTGGCGAGCCTAACGTCCTTTTTAGGGCTTGTGTGTGCACTATATAGTGTGAGCGGTGACGACGAAAAAGGTAGCTTTTTCCATCCGCTTTTGCATTTCCTCATTCTGGGCGTTAATGGGGCGTTTTTAACGGGAGATGCGTTCAATCTATTTGTTTTTTTTGAAGTGTTACTCATAGCTTCTTATTCACTGCTTATGCATGCTGCTGACAAGCACACGACTCGCGCGGCATTGCAGTACGTCATTATGAACTTAGTTGGTTCGGCGGTTTTCTTAATTGCACTAGGGATCCTCTATGGGGTAACTGGTACCCTGAATATGGCAGACATGGCAGTGAAAGTGGCTGCATTGACTGGTGATGACGTCTATCTCGCGAAAATTGGTGGTCTGCTGCTTTTAGTCGTGTTTGCACTTAAAGCGGCGTTATTACCCCTGCACTTGTGGCTTCCGAGTACCTATGCATCAGCAACACCAGTGGTTGGTGCGCTCTTTGCTATTATGACGAAGGTCGGTGTTTATTCTATGATGCGTGTCTACACTCTGATTTTTGGTGAAGGTGCAGGCGAACTTAGTCATATGGCACAGCACTGGCTTTGGGGGCTTGCAATTGCAACGATAGTGGTCGGTGCGATAGGTGTACTGGCGAGCCAAGATCTCCGCAGACTTGCTGCAAACTTGGTTATCGTATCTGTTGGTACGTTAGTCGCTCTAGTGGCGGTACAAACCAAAGAAGCAACGTCGGCAGCCATTTTTTATATGGTCCATTCTACATTAGTGTCTGCGGCTCTCTTTTTACTTGCCGATTTAATCGCACGCCAACGTGGTAAAGTACTCGACCGAATTACCGCTGGGCGAGGGGTAAATCAAGAACGCATCCTTGGTATTGCGTTTTTAATCGCAGGTCTTACCGTGATCGGCATGCCGCCTTTCTCTGGATTTATAGGTAAACTTTGGTTGTTGGATGCCACATTTGATGCTGAACATGCAGCGGTTTTTTGGCCTGTTTATTTGCTCGCAAGTTTTGCACTTTTAGTAGCGCTTGCGAAGGCTGGGGCTACGGTGTTCTGGCAACGACCACAAAAAGACGTTGCGGTTATTGAAACGGAAGATGCGTCAAGCAATCAACTTGTCGCAGTTTACCTCTTGGTTGCTTGTTCCCCATTGTTGGTTATCTTTGCAGGCTACTTTACCGAACTGAGTGAAGTTGCTGCTGGATGGCTTCATAACCAAGATGCTATGAAATCGTTAGTATTAGGAGGGCGTTCGTAA
- a CDS encoding Ig-like domain-containing protein, with the protein MKIKVLSLAISTLVLSACGGSSESSSPSSGSGTDVVTPSTPVVKFDVKPVINIETLEDASLAIDIQADKIPDGSESVVVEIVETAQLGSISVAYPSITYTPNPDVSGSDSITFKLKKGDVVSDLVKVNVAVVAVNDAPLISGSPQLNLKLDDEYNFKPSVQDVDSQSLAFSIENKPAWATFDSLSGALTGKPTSVDNIGTVVGVKISVSDGQYSAALPAFDITVQSQPWTRLTTLPADQGSHLNASKHENALFTLSHDVALASSMSCANVPSKQPMLSRFDVATGTWSQLATPPLPRYYFNSQWVGDKLYVFGGTDICPSGGMPVTKADIYDGALNSWSSIDSPSFSPFGMRVTASCSQGQDLFVFSTQSDVQYINTLNTSDNSWTSEALAEGTPSVKECFTHNNTLEVITSSAQNLSLGQFDLVTKAILNEAAIPNSTSSEYFDVALSADKLYFVTAKATQVYDYGISQWQSASENPFAVENQAGQLNYLRDFKLVGLGDRVLSVGGSYTTQPTPAVYQYLPAADH; encoded by the coding sequence ATGAAAATCAAAGTATTGAGTCTCGCTATTTCAACGCTCGTCTTGAGTGCATGTGGTGGTTCAAGTGAATCAAGTTCGCCGAGTTCTGGCTCGGGTACTGATGTCGTGACTCCATCCACACCAGTTGTGAAATTTGACGTCAAACCAGTCATTAACATTGAAACGTTAGAAGATGCCTCGCTTGCTATCGATATTCAAGCAGACAAAATTCCTGATGGCTCAGAGTCAGTCGTCGTCGAGATTGTCGAGACAGCGCAATTAGGCAGTATTTCAGTTGCATATCCATCAATCACTTATACACCTAACCCTGATGTTTCTGGTTCAGATTCAATCACTTTTAAGTTGAAAAAGGGTGATGTGGTAAGCGATTTGGTCAAAGTGAATGTTGCGGTTGTCGCCGTCAATGACGCTCCTTTGATTTCTGGTAGTCCACAACTAAATTTGAAATTAGATGACGAATATAACTTTAAACCTAGCGTACAAGATGTTGACTCTCAATCGTTAGCTTTTTCAATTGAAAACAAACCTGCATGGGCGACATTTGATAGCCTGAGTGGGGCTTTAACGGGTAAACCCACGTCGGTAGATAACATCGGTACTGTGGTTGGCGTAAAAATTTCAGTATCGGATGGTCAATATTCAGCTGCATTACCTGCATTTGATATTACGGTTCAAAGCCAGCCATGGACACGATTAACTACTTTGCCAGCGGACCAAGGTTCACACTTAAATGCTTCAAAGCATGAAAATGCACTGTTTACACTTTCACATGATGTCGCTTTGGCTTCGAGTATGAGTTGTGCAAATGTTCCCAGTAAACAACCCATGTTATCTCGTTTTGATGTTGCTACAGGTACTTGGTCGCAACTAGCGACGCCTCCGCTCCCGCGTTATTATTTTAATTCGCAATGGGTAGGCGACAAGCTTTATGTGTTTGGTGGAACGGATATTTGTCCAAGCGGAGGTATGCCGGTAACGAAAGCAGATATCTATGACGGGGCACTGAATTCGTGGAGTTCAATCGATTCACCGAGTTTCTCTCCATTCGGCATGCGAGTTACAGCGAGTTGCTCACAAGGTCAAGACCTGTTTGTCTTTTCTACTCAATCTGATGTGCAGTATATAAATACTTTGAATACATCCGATAATAGCTGGACAAGTGAAGCGCTTGCAGAAGGTACGCCTTCTGTTAAAGAATGTTTTACGCACAATAACACACTAGAAGTGATCACGAGTTCAGCACAAAACTTATCTCTTGGGCAGTTCGATTTAGTGACGAAAGCAATACTGAATGAAGCTGCGATTCCAAACTCTACTTCAAGCGAGTACTTTGATGTGGCTTTAAGTGCAGATAAGCTTTATTTCGTGACTGCAAAAGCAACTCAGGTCTATGACTATGGTATTTCACAATGGCAATCTGCAAGTGAAAACCCATTTGCTGTTGAAAACCAAGCGGGGCAATTAAACTATTTGAGGGATTTCAAATTAGTTGGATTAGGAGACAGAGTCCTATCAGTGGGTGGTAGTTACACCACTCAGCCTACACCTGCTGTTTATCAATATTTACCCGCAGCAGACCACTAG
- a CDS encoding septal ring lytic transglycosylase RlpA family protein, with the protein MNMLLRHFILACLVLGFLTACSAGRYHIRQDAAPLRTPTPLEIQDALVTNEAKSTAAGRPYTVLGKSYTPLKTEKGYRAEGIASWYGRKFHGYYTSNGEVFNMFSMTAAHKTLPLPSFVKVTNLDNGKSAIVRVNDRGPFHDDRVIDLSYAAAYKLGYLSNGTARVKIEAITLDEPVTRYTYVQVAASSQLDNITALGANLAQQFSLGTNVIEEKGLYKLRLSPIVSDEEAQKLLATLRDGQFNQAFLLYSEKQL; encoded by the coding sequence ATGAATATGTTACTGCGTCATTTTATCCTAGCTTGTCTAGTTTTAGGCTTTCTAACTGCATGTAGTGCGGGTCGCTATCATATTCGCCAAGACGCAGCACCGCTTCGCACGCCGACTCCACTTGAAATACAAGATGCACTGGTCACCAACGAAGCAAAGAGTACCGCTGCTGGCCGTCCCTATACCGTCCTTGGCAAAAGCTATACACCACTAAAAACAGAAAAAGGCTACCGAGCAGAAGGCATCGCATCATGGTATGGCCGTAAATTTCACGGCTACTACACCTCCAATGGCGAAGTGTTCAATATGTTTTCCATGACCGCAGCACACAAAACGCTTCCCCTACCGAGCTTCGTTAAAGTAACCAATTTAGATAATGGCAAGTCAGCGATCGTTCGTGTGAACGACCGTGGACCTTTTCACGACGACCGAGTCATTGATTTATCCTACGCAGCCGCATACAAATTAGGCTATCTATCAAATGGTACAGCGCGAGTTAAGATAGAGGCGATTACTCTAGATGAGCCTGTAACTCGATACACCTACGTACAGGTTGCAGCATCATCACAACTAGACAACATTACGGCATTGGGTGCGAATTTGGCGCAACAGTTTAGCCTCGGCACCAATGTGATTGAAGAAAAAGGGCTTTATAAGCTGAGATTGAGTCCTATTGTTTCTGACGAGGAAGCGCAAAAACTACTTGCAACGCTTCGTGATGGACAATTTAACCAAGCTTTCTTGCTTTACAGTGAAAAGCAACTTTAG
- the ybeD gene encoding DUF493 family protein YbeD, with protein sequence MANQVQNTKFDEYLEFPCSFTFKIMGLAKVELTEQVLTVLQRIAPGDYAPKVKPSSKGTYESVTLVAIVTSKEHIELIYNEIGALEDVRHVL encoded by the coding sequence GTGGCTAATCAAGTTCAAAACACTAAATTCGACGAATACTTAGAGTTTCCATGCTCATTTACATTCAAAATTATGGGCCTTGCAAAAGTAGAATTGACCGAGCAAGTTTTAACCGTCTTGCAACGCATTGCACCAGGTGATTACGCGCCAAAAGTTAAGCCAAGCAGCAAAGGCACATACGAATCGGTCACGCTCGTCGCTATCGTTACGAGTAAAGAACATATCGAGCTAATTTATAACGAAATTGGCGCATTGGAAGACGTACGTCACGTATTATAA
- a CDS encoding serine hydrolase translates to MTVLKPTLVKKICAVVCSAAVFSASAQILPPPPEVNAKGYILVDFTTGKVLADGNADSKLAPASLTKMMTSYVIGTEILAGNISPTDMVTVSNKAWAKNFPGSSVMFIEVGKQISVDELNHGVIIQSGNDACVALAEHIAGTESAFADLMNAHAEKLGMTNSHFINSHGLDTNEHYTTPRDMATLGAALIRDVPDEYAIYSQKSFTYNGIKQYNRNSLLWDASLDVDGIKTGHTSEAGYSLVSSAKKDDMRLIAVVMGTESERARKDESKKLLNYGFRFYETITPYKAGDSFAKQRIWMGDKEEVSLGILQDTPITIPRGQRKNLKATFELDKTLEAPIAKGTKVGTLFLQLEGEEIANYPLVTLEEVAEGSFFSKIYDYLRLQIMQ, encoded by the coding sequence ATGACAGTGTTGAAACCCACCTTAGTCAAAAAAATCTGCGCCGTAGTGTGCAGTGCCGCTGTTTTTTCAGCGTCCGCACAGATCCTGCCTCCTCCTCCTGAAGTTAACGCAAAGGGTTACATACTTGTCGACTTTACGACGGGAAAAGTGTTAGCGGATGGCAATGCCGACTCAAAACTTGCACCAGCAAGTCTAACAAAAATGATGACAAGCTATGTGATCGGCACGGAAATTCTAGCGGGCAATATTTCACCTACTGACATGGTAACCGTAAGTAACAAAGCTTGGGCAAAGAACTTCCCTGGCTCCTCTGTTATGTTTATCGAAGTAGGCAAACAAATCAGCGTGGATGAGCTAAATCACGGTGTGATCATCCAATCAGGCAATGACGCGTGTGTCGCTTTGGCTGAACATATCGCGGGAACGGAATCGGCGTTTGCCGATTTGATGAATGCCCATGCAGAAAAACTTGGCATGACGAACTCCCACTTTATCAATAGCCACGGTTTGGATACTAACGAGCATTATACAACACCACGTGATATGGCTACCTTAGGTGCGGCGCTCATTCGTGATGTGCCTGATGAATATGCTATTTATAGCCAAAAATCATTCACGTATAACGGCATTAAGCAATATAACCGCAACTCGCTGTTATGGGATGCGAGTCTAGATGTGGATGGGATCAAAACAGGTCACACTTCGGAAGCGGGTTATAGCCTCGTAAGTTCTGCAAAGAAAGACGATATGCGTCTTATTGCCGTTGTTATGGGCACAGAAAGCGAGCGTGCACGTAAAGACGAAAGTAAAAAGTTACTTAACTATGGTTTCCGTTTTTATGAAACAATTACACCGTATAAAGCGGGCGACAGCTTCGCTAAGCAACGAATTTGGATGGGTGACAAAGAAGAAGTTTCTCTTGGTATTTTACAAGATACACCGATCACCATTCCACGCGGTCAACGCAAAAATTTAAAAGCGACATTTGAGTTAGATAAGACCCTTGAAGCACCAATTGCTAAAGGCACTAAAGTTGGCACCTTATTCCTTCAATTAGAAGGCGAAGAAATTGCGAACTATCCATTAGTCACTTTAGAAGAGGTGGCAGAAGGTAGTTTCTTTAGTAAGATTTACGACTACTTACGTTTACAAATCATGCAATAA
- the lipB gene encoding lipoyl(octanoyl) transferase LipB, translating to MKPVDVYVRHLGRQSYEPIWQRMQTFTDVRDENDPDEIWLVEHEPVFTQGQAGKDEHVLAPGDIPVIKVDRGGQVTYHGPGQQMLYVLFNLRRLKIGVRELVTWLEECIIDLLKEYDIEAYAKPDAPGVYVNDCKVASLGLRVRRGCSFHGLALNVNMDLAPFLRINPCGYAGMQMVQTKDLNGPQNVEDAGHGLVKHMLKRLQAEHVLHTEGFENE from the coding sequence GTGAAACCCGTTGATGTTTATGTCCGCCATTTAGGTCGACAAAGTTATGAGCCGATTTGGCAGCGTATGCAAACCTTTACCGACGTGCGCGATGAGAACGATCCAGATGAGATCTGGCTTGTTGAACATGAACCCGTATTTACGCAGGGGCAAGCCGGTAAAGATGAACATGTACTGGCTCCTGGTGATATTCCCGTGATTAAAGTAGATCGCGGTGGTCAAGTCACCTATCACGGTCCTGGTCAGCAAATGCTGTACGTTCTGTTTAATTTACGCCGCTTAAAAATTGGCGTAAGAGAACTCGTGACGTGGCTTGAAGAATGTATTATTGATCTCCTCAAAGAATACGACATCGAAGCTTATGCTAAACCTGATGCACCAGGCGTCTATGTCAACGACTGCAAAGTAGCATCTTTGGGACTGCGCGTTCGTCGAGGCTGTTCTTTCCACGGTTTAGCGTTAAACGTAAACATGGACCTTGCTCCATTCCTGCGTATAAACCCATGTGGGTATGCGGGAATGCAAATGGTACAAACAAAAGATCTAAACGGACCGCAGAATGTTGAAGATGCCGGTCACGGTTTAGTGAAACATATGCTTAAGCGTCTCCAAGCGGAGCACGTTTTGCACACAGAAGGGTTTGAGAACGAATGA
- the rodA gene encoding rod shape-determining protein RodA, which yields MTDLQNRITIWQRLHLDLPLLLALLTMMIGSIAIVYSASGQEAGMMVRHLTRMAGALTAMFILAQVSPSTLKRIVIPMYLIGLGMLVAVLFVGVSSKGARRWLNLGITRFQPSEIMKLAVPMMVAWYIGRNQLPPKMWQLIVGFAIVLAPTILIKEQPDLGTSILIASSGIFVLFLSGLSWKLIGSAVLLAIPGGYILWHFGMHTYQKQRVLTFLNPESDPLGTGYHIIQSKIAIGSGGIEGKGWLHGTQSQLEFLPERHTDFIFSVLSEEFGLVGVILLLCVYLFIIARGLYIAVNAQDAFGKLLAGALTLTFFVYVFVNIGMVSGLLPVVGVPLPLISYGGTSMVTLMAGFGIIMSIATEKKLLLK from the coding sequence ATGACCGATTTACAAAATAGAATAACGATTTGGCAACGCCTCCATCTTGACTTGCCCCTTTTGCTCGCCCTTCTCACCATGATGATTGGCAGTATTGCCATTGTTTACAGTGCCAGCGGACAAGAAGCAGGCATGATGGTGCGCCATTTAACACGCATGGCTGGAGCTTTGACCGCCATGTTCATTCTCGCTCAAGTTTCTCCTAGCACCTTGAAACGAATCGTGATCCCCATGTATCTGATTGGCTTGGGAATGTTGGTTGCCGTTTTGTTTGTAGGTGTAAGTTCTAAGGGGGCGCGACGTTGGCTTAATCTTGGTATTACGCGATTTCAACCATCTGAAATTATGAAGCTGGCCGTTCCAATGATGGTAGCGTGGTACATCGGCCGTAATCAATTGCCGCCTAAAATGTGGCAGTTAATTGTCGGTTTCGCGATTGTGCTTGCCCCGACCATTTTAATTAAAGAACAACCCGATTTAGGGACTTCAATCCTCATCGCCAGTTCTGGTATTTTCGTGTTGTTTCTGTCCGGACTAAGTTGGAAACTCATTGGTTCAGCCGTTTTACTGGCGATCCCTGGCGGCTACATTTTGTGGCACTTTGGGATGCACACCTACCAAAAACAACGTGTCCTCACTTTTTTAAACCCTGAAAGCGACCCGTTAGGGACAGGTTACCACATTATCCAATCAAAAATTGCGATAGGCAGTGGAGGGATTGAAGGAAAGGGTTGGCTACATGGTACACAATCGCAACTTGAGTTCTTACCTGAGCGCCATACTGATTTTATTTTTTCCGTTTTGAGTGAAGAGTTTGGTCTTGTTGGCGTTATACTTTTGCTCTGTGTGTATCTCTTTATCATCGCCCGAGGCTTATACATCGCGGTGAATGCACAAGATGCCTTTGGTAAATTATTGGCTGGAGCATTGACCCTCACCTTTTTCGTTTATGTTTTTGTAAATATTGGAATGGTGTCAGGCCTACTCCCCGTTGTTGGGGTTCCTCTTCCCTTAATTAGTTATGGTGGTACTTCGATGGTGACATTGATGGCTGGATTTGGGATTATTATGTCTATCGCAACAGAAAAGAAACTTTTGCTTAAATAA